The proteins below come from a single Streptococcus canis genomic window:
- a CDS encoding ABC-F family ATP-binding cassette domain-containing protein, translating into MSHFLVEKLTKTVGDKTVFQDISFIIHDFDRIGIIGVNGTGKTTLLDVLSGRFGFDGDSSPFSKANDYKIAYLTQDPEFNDAASVLDTVLSADVKAIQLIRQYELLMANYTEDKQESLESLMSEMDRLDAWSIESDVKTVLSKLGITDLEQNVGDLSGGMRRRVQLAQVLLGSADLLLLDEPTNHLDIDTIAWLTAYLKNTKKTVLFITHDRYFLDHVATRIFELDKAGLTEYQGNYQDYVRLKAEQDERDAAKLHKKKQLYKQELAWMRTQPQARATKQQARINRFTDLKKEVHQEKSSDKLEMGFETSRIGKKVIHFENLSFSYGKRQLIKEFNLIIQNKDRIGIVGDNGVGKSTLLNIISGDLKPTSGKLDIGETIRVGYFSQQLKDMDESKRVINYLQEVADEVKTSVGSTSVSELLEQFLFPRSTHGTLISKLSGGEKKRLYLLKLLIEKPNVLLLDEPTNDLDIATLTVLEHFLAGFAGPVITVSHDRYFLDKVATKILAFEEGDIHTFYGNYSDYLDEKAFDKEREEFAQPIAISKTPPPQKVEKKRMSYLEKQEWAQIEDKIATIEGKIEEVENQMLTVASDYGKLAQLQKELDQHNSDLLEIYDRFDYLSSLEE; encoded by the coding sequence ATGAGCCATTTTTTGGTGGAAAAACTTACGAAAACGGTGGGAGATAAAACAGTCTTCCAAGACATTTCTTTTATTATTCATGATTTTGATCGTATTGGAATTATTGGGGTTAACGGTACGGGGAAAACGACCCTCCTAGATGTCTTGTCGGGAAGGTTTGGTTTTGATGGGGATAGCTCGCCATTTTCTAAAGCCAATGATTATAAAATAGCTTACTTAACACAAGACCCTGAATTTAACGATGCTGCCTCTGTTTTAGATACAGTATTATCAGCTGATGTTAAAGCTATTCAACTGATTCGCCAGTATGAATTATTGATGGCGAATTACACCGAGGATAAGCAAGAAAGCTTAGAGTCACTCATGTCTGAAATGGATCGCTTAGATGCTTGGTCCATTGAAAGTGATGTCAAAACAGTCCTATCAAAATTAGGAATCACTGATTTGGAACAAAATGTAGGTGATCTATCAGGCGGGATGCGAAGACGTGTCCAGCTAGCTCAAGTTTTGCTTGGCTCTGCCGACTTACTTTTATTGGATGAGCCGACCAACCACCTTGATATTGATACCATTGCTTGGCTAACGGCTTACTTGAAAAATACCAAGAAGACTGTTCTTTTTATTACTCATGATCGTTATTTTCTTGATCATGTAGCCACTCGTATTTTTGAGTTGGATAAGGCGGGACTGACGGAATATCAAGGGAATTATCAGGACTATGTTCGATTAAAAGCAGAACAAGACGAGCGTGATGCTGCAAAGCTACATAAGAAAAAGCAGCTCTATAAACAAGAATTAGCTTGGATGAGAACCCAGCCACAGGCGCGTGCCACCAAGCAGCAAGCAAGAATCAATCGCTTTACTGACTTGAAAAAAGAGGTTCACCAAGAAAAGTCATCAGATAAGTTGGAGATGGGGTTTGAGACGAGCCGAATTGGTAAAAAGGTGATTCATTTTGAAAATCTTTCCTTTTCTTATGGTAAGCGTCAACTGATTAAAGAGTTTAATCTGATTATCCAAAATAAAGATCGGATTGGTATTGTGGGAGATAATGGTGTTGGAAAATCCACCCTGTTGAATATCATTAGCGGCGATCTCAAACCGACTTCTGGTAAATTGGATATTGGAGAGACTATTCGTGTCGGTTATTTCTCACAGCAACTCAAGGATATGGATGAAAGTAAGCGGGTTATTAACTACCTTCAGGAAGTAGCTGATGAAGTTAAAACCAGTGTAGGATCTACCAGTGTCAGTGAACTTTTAGAGCAATTTCTTTTTCCACGATCAACTCACGGCACCCTGATTTCTAAGTTATCAGGTGGGGAGAAAAAGCGGCTCTACTTATTAAAATTGCTCATTGAAAAGCCAAATGTTCTTCTTCTTGATGAGCCGACTAATGATTTGGATATTGCAACCTTGACCGTTCTGGAACACTTTTTAGCAGGTTTCGCAGGTCCAGTTATTACAGTGAGCCACGATCGTTATTTCCTAGACAAGGTGGCCACTAAGATTTTAGCTTTTGAAGAAGGCGATATACATACATTTTATGGTAATTACAGTGATTACCTTGATGAAAAAGCTTTTGATAAAGAAAGAGAGGAGTTCGCTCAACCAATAGCTATTTCAAAAACTCCACCTCCTCAGAAAGTGGAGAAAAAACGCATGTCCTACCTTGAAAAGCAAGAATGGGCTCAGATAGAAGATAAAATAGCTACTATTGAGGGTAAAATTGAAGAAGTTGAAAATCAAATGTTAACTGTCGCTAGTGACTATGGCAAGTTAGCTCAATTGCAAAAAGAACTCGATCAGCACAATAGTGATTTGCTGGAAATTTATGATCGGTTTGACTACCTGAGTAGTTTAGAAGAATAA
- a CDS encoding glycoside hydrolase family 73 protein, whose translation MTKKKGKLLVLSLFVLAACLGAYSATRQPHHTSKVSAETVTGTSTQAFINDIGPTASAIAQERDLYASVMIAQAILESSNGQSALSQAPYYNFFGIKGAYNGSSVTMSTWEDDGAGNTYTIDQAFRAYPSVADSLNDYANLLSSDIYAGARKSNTLSYQDATAALTGLYATDTSYNLKLNNIIATYGLTAYDVVNASGQDIGLTTSGYVWNEYRRNYTDAQTLAVDEAWAQRFNH comes from the coding sequence ATGACAAAAAAGAAAGGTAAGCTTTTAGTGCTTAGTCTTTTTGTTCTAGCGGCTTGTCTAGGAGCTTATAGCGCAACGAGACAACCTCATCATACATCAAAAGTATCAGCAGAAACAGTTACTGGTACGTCAACACAGGCCTTTATTAATGATATTGGTCCGACAGCAAGTGCTATTGCGCAGGAACGGGATCTTTATGCCTCTGTTATGATTGCTCAAGCCATTTTAGAATCAAGTAATGGCCAATCTGCTCTAAGCCAAGCTCCATACTATAATTTCTTTGGAATTAAGGGAGCTTACAATGGCTCTTCTGTAACGATGTCAACTTGGGAAGATGATGGTGCAGGAAATACCTACACTATCGATCAAGCCTTTAGAGCTTACCCAAGTGTTGCTGATTCACTTAATGACTATGCTAACTTGTTAAGTTCAGATATATATGCTGGTGCTAGAAAATCGAACACGTTATCTTACCAAGATGCCACAGCAGCTTTGACAGGTTTATATGCCACAGATACTAGTTACAACTTGAAGTTAAATAATATTATTGCAACTTATGGTTTGACTGCTTATGATGTGGTTAATGCTTCTGGTCAGGACATTGGCCTAACCACTTCAGGCTATGTTTGGAATGAATACCGTAGAAATTATACTGATGCACAAACCTTAGCTGTTGATGAAGCATGGGCTCAACGCTTTAACCATTAA
- a CDS encoding CCA tRNA nucleotidyltransferase, with protein MKLMTMPSEFQKALPILTKIKEAGYEAYFVGGSVRDVLLGRPIHDVDIATSSYPEETKTIFTRTVDVGIEHGTVLVLENGSEYEITTFRTEDVYVDYRRPSQVSFVRSLEEDLKRRDFTVNALALDERGQVIDNFTGLQDLEQKRLRAVGKAGERFEEDALRIMRGFRFAASLDFDIETATFEAMKSHSPLLEKISVERSFIEFDKLLMAPHWRKGLSAMIACQAYDYLPGLKQQEAALNHLIVSLKDNFTFSDHHQAWAYVMISLAIENPKSFLKAWKTSNDFQRYVTKLIALYRIRQERPFEKLDIYRYGKEMASLVEDLRKAQGLFVDMDHIETLDQALAIHDKHDIVLNGSHLIKDFGMKPGPQLGLMLEKIELAIVEGCLGNDFTTIGTFVREELAK; from the coding sequence ATGAAATTAATGACAATGCCTTCTGAATTTCAGAAGGCTTTACCAATATTGACTAAAATTAAAGAAGCTGGTTATGAGGCCTACTTTGTAGGAGGTAGCGTCAGAGATGTTTTACTGGGGCGTCCTATTCACGATGTCGACATTGCAACCAGCTCTTATCCTGAAGAGACCAAAACCATTTTTACCAGAACGGTTGACGTGGGAATTGAGCATGGCACTGTTTTGGTTTTGGAAAATGGTAGTGAATATGAAATTACAACCTTTAGGACAGAAGATGTCTATGTTGATTATCGCCGTCCTAGTCAGGTTTCTTTTGTGCGCTCTTTAGAAGAAGATTTAAAACGAAGAGACTTTACCGTGAACGCTTTAGCTTTGGATGAAAGAGGTCAAGTCATTGATAATTTCACAGGCTTACAAGACTTAGAGCAAAAACGATTACGAGCGGTGGGCAAAGCAGGGGAACGTTTTGAAGAAGATGCGCTGCGCATTATGAGAGGTTTCCGATTTGCAGCGAGTCTGGATTTTGACATTGAAACTGCAACTTTTGAAGCTATGAAGAGCCATTCACCTCTATTGGAAAAGATTTCAGTAGAGCGTTCCTTTATTGAATTTGATAAATTATTGATGGCACCGCACTGGCGAAAAGGGCTTTCTGCCATGATTGCTTGTCAGGCTTATGACTATTTACCAGGCTTGAAGCAGCAGGAAGCAGCCTTGAATCACCTGATCGTTTCTTTGAAGGATAACTTTACCTTTAGCGATCACCACCAAGCTTGGGCTTATGTCATGATTAGTTTAGCCATTGAGAATCCTAAAAGCTTCCTAAAAGCATGGAAGACTTCAAATGATTTTCAGCGTTATGTTACAAAGTTGATTGCTCTTTATAGGATTCGTCAGGAAAGACCTTTTGAAAAATTGGATATTTACCGATACGGCAAGGAAATGGCCAGTCTAGTGGAAGACCTCAGAAAAGCTCAAGGCTTATTTGTTGACATGGATCACATTGAAACTTTAGATCAAGCCTTAGCTATTCACGATAAACACGATATTGTCCTCAATGGTTCCCACCTGATTAAGGATTTTGGGATGAAACCAGGTCCCCAGTTAGGGCTTATGCTTGAGAAAATTGAATTAGCGATTGTAGAGGGGTGTTTAGGTAATGATTTCACTACAATTGGAACATTTGTTAGGGAGGAATTAGCTAAATGA
- a CDS encoding DUF1149 family protein has translation MQLVREKEFVNQYHYDARNLEWEKENGTPETNFEVTFQLINKDEAQKETAIVSVLQFVIVKEEFVISGVISQMVRILDRLVDKPSEFTQEEVESLAAPLLDMVKRLTYEVTEIALDRPGINLEFKN, from the coding sequence ATGCAATTAGTACGTGAAAAAGAATTTGTCAATCAATACCACTATGATGCTAGAAATCTCGAATGGGAAAAAGAAAATGGAACCCCTGAAACCAATTTTGAAGTAACCTTCCAATTGATCAATAAAGATGAAGCGCAAAAAGAAACAGCTATTGTTTCAGTCTTGCAGTTTGTCATTGTCAAGGAAGAATTTGTTATTAGTGGTGTCATTTCACAGATGGTTCGTATTTTAGATCGTTTGGTGGATAAACCAAGTGAATTTACCCAGGAAGAAGTTGAATCTTTAGCAGCGCCGTTATTAGATATGGTTAAGCGTTTGACTTATGAAGTCACAGAAATTGCCTTGGATCGTCCTGGCATTAATTTGGAGTTTAAGAATTAA
- the gdhA gene encoding NADP-specific glutamate dehydrogenase, with translation MVTAKEYVAAVFDKVKQENQYETEFLQAVEEVFASLVPVFEAYPQYMEENLLERMVEPERVVSFRVPWVDDKGKVQVNRGYRVQFSSALGPYKGGLRFHPSVNQSIIKFLGFEQIFKNSLTGQPIGGGKGGSNFNPKGKSNAEVMRFTQSFMTELQKHIGPDLDVPAGDIGVGGREIGYLFGQYKRLRGFENGVLTGKGLTYGGSLARKEATGYGVVYFAQQMLAAKGDSLAGKTAIVSGSGNVAIYALEKLQALGVNVLAVSDSSGYIYDDKGIDLALLKRIKEVDRGRVSAYLEKHSDAVFTPSDKGSIWSVKADLVFPCATQNELDEEAAKILITNGVLAVTEGANMPSTLSAITAFQKAGILFGPAKAANAGGVAVSALEMAQNSSRLAWTFDEVDSKLYAIMASIYEKSADAAKTFGQEGNLVFGANIAGFLKVAQAMSEQGIV, from the coding sequence ATGGTAACAGCAAAAGAGTACGTTGCAGCTGTTTTTGATAAAGTTAAGCAAGAAAATCAGTACGAAACAGAATTTTTACAAGCAGTTGAAGAAGTATTTGCATCTCTAGTTCCGGTTTTTGAGGCCTATCCTCAGTACATGGAGGAGAACCTTTTGGAGCGTATGGTAGAACCTGAACGGGTCGTGAGTTTTCGTGTCCCTTGGGTTGATGACAAGGGAAAAGTTCAAGTCAATCGGGGTTACCGCGTTCAATTCTCTTCAGCCCTTGGCCCTTACAAAGGGGGCTTACGATTCCACCCTTCAGTGAATCAATCCATTATTAAATTTTTAGGATTTGAACAGATTTTTAAAAATTCCCTAACAGGGCAGCCCATTGGTGGAGGTAAGGGAGGGTCCAATTTTAACCCTAAAGGAAAATCTAATGCAGAAGTCATGCGATTTACCCAAAGCTTTATGACCGAATTGCAAAAACATATTGGGCCAGACCTTGATGTCCCTGCTGGTGATATTGGTGTAGGTGGTCGTGAAATTGGTTATTTATTTGGTCAGTACAAACGCTTGCGTGGTTTCGAAAATGGTGTGTTAACAGGCAAAGGATTAACCTATGGAGGTTCACTAGCCCGTAAAGAAGCCACTGGTTACGGCGTTGTCTATTTTGCTCAACAGATGTTAGCTGCTAAAGGAGATAGCTTAGCTGGAAAGACAGCTATTGTCTCAGGTTCTGGCAATGTGGCCATTTATGCCCTTGAAAAGTTGCAAGCATTAGGCGTTAACGTACTAGCTGTCTCAGATTCGTCTGGTTATATTTATGATGACAAAGGCATTGACCTTGCCCTTTTAAAGCGTATTAAAGAAGTGGACCGCGGCCGTGTCAGTGCCTATCTTGAAAAGCATTCGGACGCTGTCTTTACACCATCTGATAAGGGAAGTATTTGGTCAGTCAAGGCTGATTTGGTCTTCCCATGTGCCACTCAAAATGAATTAGATGAGGAGGCAGCCAAGATTTTAATTACCAATGGTGTTTTGGCAGTTACCGAAGGTGCCAATATGCCATCAACCTTGTCAGCTATTACCGCTTTTCAAAAAGCAGGTATCTTATTTGGCCCTGCTAAGGCAGCCAATGCAGGTGGTGTCGCTGTCTCAGCCTTGGAAATGGCTCAAAATAGTAGCCGTTTGGCGTGGACTTTTGATGAGGTCGATAGCAAACTCTATGCTATTATGGCAAGTATTTATGAAAAATCGGCTGACGCAGCTAAGACTTTTGGCCAAGAAGGCAATCTTGTTTTTGGGGCTAACATTGCTGGTTTTCTAAAAGTTGCCCAAGCCATGTCAGAACAAGGGATTGTTTAG
- a CDS encoding DegV family protein — protein MKLAVITDSTAVLPIELKEEEAIFSLNIPVMIDGETYFEGRNLTIDDFYQKMAASQDLPKTSQPSLSELDDLLELLSSKGYTHVIGLFLAGGISGFWQNIQFLVEEHSDLEIAFPDSKITSAPLGSMVKNVLTWSRQDMTFQNILDKLQEQINGTTAFIMVDDLNHLVKGGRLSNSSALLGNLLSIKPILHFDDEGKIVVYEKVRTEKKAMKRLVEILNDLTADGQYEVSIIHSKAQDKADHLRQLLQESGYQSAIEDVHFGAVIATHLGEGAVAFGVTPRI, from the coding sequence ATGAAATTAGCAGTAATTACTGACAGTACAGCAGTACTACCCATTGAATTGAAAGAAGAAGAGGCGATTTTTAGCCTTAACATTCCGGTTATGATTGATGGTGAAACTTATTTTGAAGGCCGTAATCTAACCATTGATGACTTCTATCAAAAAATGGCAGCTTCACAAGATCTGCCTAAGACAAGTCAACCTAGCCTATCAGAGTTAGATGACCTTTTGGAACTTTTATCCTCTAAAGGCTATACCCATGTGATTGGACTGTTCTTGGCAGGCGGTATCTCAGGTTTTTGGCAAAATATTCAGTTTTTGGTGGAAGAACATTCTGATTTAGAGATTGCTTTTCCTGATAGTAAAATCACGTCGGCACCTTTAGGTAGTATGGTCAAAAATGTGTTGACTTGGTCACGTCAAGACATGACTTTCCAAAACATTTTAGACAAGCTGCAAGAACAGATTAATGGGACGACAGCCTTTATTATGGTTGATGACCTTAATCATCTGGTTAAAGGCGGACGCCTTTCAAATAGTTCAGCTCTTCTTGGTAATCTTTTGAGCATTAAACCTATTTTACACTTTGATGATGAAGGTAAAATTGTGGTTTATGAAAAAGTGAGAACGGAAAAGAAAGCCATGAAACGTTTGGTTGAGATTCTAAACGACTTGACAGCAGATGGCCAATATGAGGTTTCCATTATTCACTCCAAGGCTCAGGACAAGGCCGATCATCTGAGACAGCTTTTACAAGAGAGTGGTTACCAATCTGCTATTGAAGACGTTCACTTTGGTGCAGTTATTGCTACCCATTTGGGAGAAGGGGCTGTTGCCTTTGGTGTTACACCACGTATCTAA
- a CDS encoding glycoside hydrolase family 73 protein: protein MKRKKRRRRAKTSVNRLVLGLVSLNLIVSIWTLRSANQRLALYAGHETLIFVGQISHAAQAVAQKNKLYSSVMMAQAILESNNGKSQLSQKPYYNFFGIKGNYKGRSVIFPTLEDDGQGNFYQIDDAFRSYGSLTACFEDYARVLSNPLYDKTHKKFWSHYQDATATLTGTYATDTTYHTKLNELIDLYQLTYFDSPMK, encoded by the coding sequence TTGAAAAGGAAAAAAAGGAGAAGAAGGGCTAAAACATCGGTAAATCGTCTCGTTCTTGGTTTAGTATCACTTAATCTGATTGTTAGTATTTGGACACTAAGGTCGGCTAACCAACGATTAGCTCTTTATGCAGGGCACGAGACCCTGATTTTTGTAGGTCAGATTAGTCATGCTGCACAAGCAGTCGCTCAAAAGAACAAGTTATACAGTTCGGTGATGATGGCCCAGGCCATTTTAGAATCCAATAATGGCAAGTCGCAACTGAGTCAAAAACCTTATTATAATTTTTTCGGAATTAAGGGGAACTATAAAGGACGGTCAGTCATTTTTCCAACTTTAGAAGACGATGGACAGGGGAATTTTTATCAAATTGATGATGCTTTTCGTTCCTATGGGAGCCTGACAGCTTGTTTTGAGGATTATGCTAGGGTTTTGAGTAATCCCCTTTATGATAAAACCCACAAAAAGTTTTGGTCTCATTACCAAGATGCTACTGCTACCTTAACAGGAACTTACGCCACTGATACAACTTATCATACCAAATTAAATGAACTGATTGACTTGTATCAATTAACCTATTTTGATAGTCCAATGAAGTAG
- the pfkB gene encoding 1-phosphofructokinase: protein MIYTVTLNPSIDFIVRIDQINLGSVNRMASDDKFAGGKGINVSRVLQRLGIASTATGFLGGFTGHFIEESLRAEGIKTDFVEVDQDTRINVKIKSQEETELNGQGPVISQEQLEDLKTKLSQLTAEDTVVFAGSAPANLGNAVYKELMPWVRQSGAQAVCDFEGQTLLDALAFKPLLVKPNNHELEAIFGTTLTSLDDVETYARCLLEMGAQHVIISMAGDGALLVTKEAAYFAKPIKGEVKNSVGAGDSMVAGFTGEFVKSKDPIEALKWGVACGTATAFSDDLATIAFIKETYHKVEVEKR from the coding sequence ATGATTTATACCGTGACCTTAAACCCTTCGATTGACTTTATCGTCAGAATTGATCAGATAAATCTTGGGTCAGTGAATCGTATGGCGAGTGATGATAAGTTTGCCGGGGGTAAAGGTATTAATGTGAGTCGCGTCTTGCAACGTTTAGGCATTGCTAGCACGGCGACAGGGTTCTTGGGAGGTTTTACAGGACATTTTATCGAAGAAAGTTTGCGTGCAGAAGGCATTAAAACTGATTTTGTAGAAGTTGATCAAGATACTCGGATCAATGTTAAAATCAAGTCACAAGAAGAGACGGAATTAAATGGCCAAGGTCCTGTCATTAGTCAGGAACAACTGGAGGATTTGAAAACTAAGCTTTCCCAGCTAACAGCAGAAGATACAGTTGTCTTTGCGGGATCAGCGCCAGCTAATCTTGGCAATGCTGTTTATAAGGAATTAATGCCATGGGTTAGACAAAGTGGTGCTCAGGCAGTTTGTGATTTTGAAGGGCAAACCCTCTTAGATGCCCTAGCTTTCAAGCCACTACTGGTTAAACCTAATAATCATGAACTAGAAGCTATTTTTGGAACGACCCTAACTAGTCTTGATGATGTTGAAACCTATGCCCGCTGTCTTTTAGAGATGGGGGCTCAACATGTCATCATTTCAATGGCTGGCGACGGTGCCTTATTGGTCACTAAAGAAGCGGCTTATTTTGCCAAACCGATTAAGGGAGAGGTCAAAAATTCGGTCGGTGCTGGTGATTCTATGGTTGCTGGCTTTACAGGCGAATTTGTGAAGAGTAAGGATCCAATAGAGGCCTTGAAGTGGGGGGTGGCTTGTGGTACAGCGACAGCCTTCTCAGATGACTTGGCGACAATTGCATTTATTAAAGAAACATATCATAAAGTTGAGGTAGAAAAACGATGA
- a CDS encoding peptide deformylase produces the protein MIREIVTDTFFLQQKSQAARKEDLWIGQDLQDTLSCHRDKCLGLAANMIGERKRVIIISMGFVDLVMFNPVMVSKKDAYQTEESCLSLTGSRKSQRYQSIIVEYLDLNWRPKRLSLTSLAAQICQHELDHLDGILI, from the coding sequence ATGATTAGGGAAATTGTGACAGATACCTTTTTCTTGCAGCAAAAGTCACAAGCTGCTAGGAAAGAAGATTTATGGATTGGTCAAGATTTGCAAGATACCCTCTCTTGTCACAGAGATAAGTGTCTTGGGCTGGCTGCTAATATGATTGGTGAGCGAAAGCGTGTTATTATTATTAGCATGGGATTTGTTGATTTGGTTATGTTCAATCCCGTGATGGTTTCCAAAAAAGATGCCTATCAAACAGAAGAATCATGCTTATCTTTGACAGGCAGTCGTAAGTCACAACGGTATCAGAGTATAATAGTTGAGTATTTAGACCTTAATTGGAGACCGAAGCGGCTATCCCTAACTAGCTTAGCTGCTCAAATTTGTCAG
- a CDS encoding PTS fructose transporter subunit IIABC, translating to MKIQDLLRKDLMILDLQAISKEVAIDEMITRLVEKGIVHDFDVFKKSIMTREEQTSTGLGDGIAMPHSKNIVVDKPAVLFAKSNKGVDYKSLDGQPTDLFFMIAAPQGANDTHLAALAELSQYLLKDGFANKLRAAHTPEEVIAVFDKASIAKEEVVAPTSGQDFIVAVTACPTGIAHTYMAEEALKKQAAEMGVAIKVETNGASGVANRLTAEDIQRAKGVIVAADKAVEMDRFDGKQLIARPVADGIKKSQELIALILNNEGSTYHAKNGKAEKAVSTEKASLGGAFYKHLMGGVSQMLPFVIGGGIMIALAFLLDNMLGVPKDQLGNLGSYHEVAAIFMKIGGAAFSFMLPVLAGYIAYSIAEKPGLVAGFVAGAIASSGLAFGKVPFAAGGEASLALAGVPSGFLGALVGGFLAGSVILALRKLLAGLPRSLEGVKSILLYPLLGVLVTGFLMLFVNIPMAAINTALNDFLQGLSGSSAILMGLLVGGMMAVDMGGPVNKAAYVFGTGTLAATVANGGSVVMAAVMAGGMVPPLAVFVATLLFKDKFTKEERESGLTNIVMGLSFITEGAIPFGAADPARAIPSFIAGSALTGALVGLAGIKLMAPHGGIFVIALTSNPILYLVFVAIGALVSGILFGALRKKLNS from the coding sequence ATGAAAATTCAGGATTTATTGAGAAAAGACCTTATGATTCTCGATTTACAGGCTATTTCCAAAGAAGTTGCCATTGACGAGATGATTACACGATTAGTAGAAAAAGGCATTGTGCATGATTTCGATGTCTTTAAAAAGAGTATCATGACACGTGAAGAGCAGACATCAACTGGACTTGGTGACGGTATTGCCATGCCTCATTCTAAAAATATTGTGGTGGATAAGCCAGCAGTCTTGTTTGCGAAATCAAATAAAGGGGTGGACTACAAGTCATTAGATGGTCAACCAACGGATCTTTTCTTTATGATTGCTGCACCTCAAGGGGCAAACGATACGCACTTGGCTGCGCTAGCAGAATTATCACAATACCTTTTGAAAGATGGTTTTGCCAATAAACTTCGTGCGGCACACACACCAGAAGAAGTCATTGCTGTTTTTGATAAAGCATCAATAGCTAAAGAAGAAGTGGTTGCTCCAACAAGTGGTCAAGACTTTATCGTTGCTGTCACAGCTTGTCCAACGGGAATTGCTCACACTTATATGGCTGAAGAAGCTTTGAAAAAACAGGCTGCAGAAATGGGAGTTGCTATTAAAGTTGAAACCAATGGAGCATCAGGTGTTGCTAACCGTTTAACAGCTGAAGATATTCAGAGAGCTAAGGGAGTTATTGTTGCAGCTGATAAAGCTGTTGAAATGGACCGTTTTGATGGTAAACAATTAATTGCTCGCCCTGTTGCAGATGGTATTAAGAAGAGTCAAGAATTGATTGCTTTGATTTTAAATAATGAAGGAAGCACTTATCATGCTAAAAATGGTAAGGCTGAAAAAGCAGTATCAACTGAAAAAGCAAGTCTAGGTGGTGCATTCTACAAACACTTGATGGGTGGCGTCTCTCAAATGTTGCCATTCGTTATTGGTGGTGGGATTATGATTGCCCTAGCTTTCTTGTTGGATAACATGCTTGGTGTGCCAAAAGATCAATTAGGGAATCTTGGATCATATCATGAAGTAGCAGCTATTTTCATGAAAATTGGGGGAGCAGCCTTCTCCTTTATGTTACCAGTATTAGCGGGTTACATTGCTTACTCTATTGCTGAAAAACCAGGTTTGGTTGCTGGTTTTGTGGCAGGTGCCATTGCTTCAAGTGGTCTTGCTTTTGGTAAAGTGCCATTTGCAGCAGGAGGAGAAGCGAGTTTGGCCTTAGCAGGTGTACCATCAGGTTTCCTCGGAGCTCTTGTGGGTGGTTTCCTTGCAGGTAGTGTTATTCTTGCTCTTCGTAAATTGTTGGCAGGGCTACCACGTTCTCTTGAAGGGGTTAAATCCATTCTCCTTTACCCATTACTTGGTGTCCTTGTCACTGGCTTCTTGATGCTCTTTGTCAATATCCCAATGGCAGCTATTAATACAGCCCTTAATGATTTCTTACAAGGTCTTTCTGGAAGCTCTGCTATTCTCATGGGACTTCTTGTTGGTGGAATGATGGCTGTTGACATGGGTGGGCCAGTTAATAAGGCAGCTTATGTTTTTGGTACAGGAACCTTGGCAGCTACTGTGGCAAATGGTGGTTCAGTCGTAATGGCAGCTGTTATGGCAGGTGGTATGGTACCTCCTCTAGCTGTTTTTGTAGCAACCCTTTTATTCAAAGATAAATTTACTAAAGAAGAACGTGAATCAGGTTTGACCAATATTGTTATGGGGCTTTCATTCATCACCGAAGGGGCAATTCCATTTGGTGCAGCTGATCCAGCGCGTGCTATTCCTAGCTTTATCGCAGGTTCTGCCTTGACAGGTGCTCTTGTTGGTTTAGCTGGTATTAAATTAATGGCGCCACATGGTGGTATCTTCGTTATTGCCTTAACAAGTAATCCTATTTTATACCTTGTCTTTGTTGCTATTGGTGCCCTTGTATCAGGTATTCTATTTGGCGCTCTTCGTAAAAAGCTTAATAGTTAG